The proteins below are encoded in one region of Stieleria sp. JC731:
- a CDS encoding alpha-amylase family glycosyl hydrolase — translation MSTTQLPPEKDAVKSSKSSSSSKQSSDEKAIAGMGAIVHPNGVAFRVWAPNADRVAVMGTFNQWQPDQHPMRSEGNGYWYLNIDQAKPGDEYKYRIVNGNQELDRIDPYAKEVTNSVGNAIVYEDRFNWQDDRFVPPTHDELVIYELHIGTFHRTQEDHPGTFAAAIEKLPHLEKLGVNAIQIMPVGEFAGDWSWGYNPAHPFAVEQAYGGPDELKRLIKAAHGHGLAVIIDVVYNHFGPSDLDLWQFDGWSENGKGGIYFYNDDRSSTPWGETRPDYGRGEVRQYIYDNAMMWMREFHADGLRYDMTAYIRTISGIGNDDIAEGWGLMQWINRDIRSEFPNCILVAEDLQKNNWLTKGPDHGGAGFTTQWDAGFVHPIRQVVQEMDDAHRDMWAVRDALCNRYNGDAFQRVIYSESHDEVANGKARVPTEIDSEDAEGRFAQKRTVLAAAMALTAPGIPMLFQGQEMLEDDWFDDGDPLQWDRVKRFKGINRLFKDLINLRLNRGGKTGGLKGQFIDMHHVNEADKLVAFVRRDDDPQNDVVVVANFANRSWASYEIGFPDSGPWRLRFNSDWTGYSDEFDDFPVENVDAIDQARDGLKSSSGVSIGPYAVLIYSKETSED, via the coding sequence ATGTCGACAACCCAACTGCCGCCCGAAAAGGACGCTGTCAAATCTTCGAAGTCGTCATCATCTTCCAAGCAGTCGTCCGACGAGAAGGCGATTGCCGGGATGGGGGCAATCGTGCACCCGAACGGTGTCGCTTTTCGCGTCTGGGCACCGAACGCCGATCGCGTCGCCGTGATGGGAACATTCAATCAATGGCAGCCGGACCAGCACCCCATGCGATCCGAAGGGAATGGGTACTGGTATTTGAATATTGATCAAGCGAAGCCTGGGGATGAATACAAATATCGCATCGTCAATGGAAATCAGGAGCTGGACCGGATCGACCCATACGCCAAAGAGGTCACCAACAGCGTTGGCAATGCGATCGTCTACGAAGACCGTTTTAATTGGCAGGACGATCGATTTGTTCCACCGACTCATGATGAGCTGGTTATCTACGAGTTGCACATCGGAACGTTTCACCGAACTCAGGAAGACCATCCGGGAACGTTTGCCGCGGCAATCGAAAAGCTACCGCACTTGGAAAAGCTAGGCGTCAACGCAATCCAGATCATGCCGGTTGGCGAGTTTGCCGGCGACTGGTCATGGGGATACAACCCCGCGCATCCTTTCGCCGTTGAGCAAGCCTATGGAGGACCTGACGAACTGAAACGGTTGATCAAGGCTGCACACGGCCACGGTTTGGCGGTCATCATTGACGTCGTTTACAACCATTTCGGTCCCAGTGATTTGGATCTATGGCAGTTCGACGGATGGAGTGAAAACGGCAAAGGCGGGATCTATTTTTACAACGATGACCGCTCTTCAACCCCTTGGGGCGAGACCCGGCCTGACTACGGTCGGGGTGAAGTCCGGCAGTACATTTACGACAATGCGATGATGTGGATGCGTGAGTTCCATGCCGATGGCTTGCGCTACGACATGACTGCTTATATCCGAACGATCTCTGGGATCGGCAACGATGATATTGCCGAGGGATGGGGACTGATGCAGTGGATCAATCGGGACATCCGATCCGAGTTTCCAAATTGCATTCTGGTTGCAGAAGACCTGCAGAAAAACAACTGGCTAACCAAAGGTCCCGACCATGGCGGCGCCGGATTCACGACTCAATGGGATGCAGGCTTTGTGCATCCGATTCGCCAAGTGGTTCAAGAAATGGACGATGCCCATCGTGATATGTGGGCCGTTCGTGATGCGTTGTGCAACCGGTACAACGGCGACGCATTTCAGCGAGTCATCTACAGCGAATCACATGATGAAGTAGCCAACGGTAAAGCACGGGTCCCGACCGAAATCGACAGCGAAGATGCCGAAGGACGATTCGCGCAAAAGCGAACGGTGCTGGCTGCCGCGATGGCGCTGACTGCTCCAGGGATTCCGATGCTCTTCCAAGGACAGGAAATGTTGGAAGACGATTGGTTTGACGATGGTGATCCGCTGCAATGGGATCGTGTCAAAAGGTTTAAAGGAATCAATCGCCTATTCAAAGACTTGATCAACCTGCGGCTCAACCGTGGTGGCAAAACCGGCGGTCTCAAAGGTCAATTCATCGACATGCATCATGTTAACGAAGCCGACAAATTGGTCGCTTTCGTCCGGCGTGATGACGATCCCCAAAACGACGTGGTTGTTGTCGCAAATTTTGCAAACCGGTCTTGGGCAAGCTACGAAATCGGATTCCCAGATTCGGGCCCCTGGCGATTACGTTTCAATTCCGATTGGACTGGCTACAGTGACGAATTCGATGATTTCCCAGTCGAAAATGTCGATGCGATCGATCAAGCGCGTGACGGTTTAAAATCTTCGTCGGGCGTTTCGATCGGACCTTATGCCGTGCTGATCTATTCGAAAGAAACGTCAGAAGATTGA
- a CDS encoding HAD family hydrolase, which yields MTKIQFVYFDLGNIFVAFDPKLASNNLAKLAGTSPSVAWEILYQSGLEDRFEHGEISSQEFADQLRKALAIQDSTITDQSILDAISDMFTPIKSMATLVEKTRNAIGKVGILSNTCEAHWDWIKRQSWEIASLQFDVEILSCRVGAMKPVEAIYLAAEQAAGVAPESIFFIDDKQVNVDAARARGWDAHRCLGGGEAAAVFKQQLNIG from the coding sequence ATGACAAAGATACAGTTCGTCTATTTTGACCTCGGAAATATCTTCGTCGCCTTCGATCCCAAGTTGGCGAGCAACAATTTGGCAAAGCTTGCAGGGACGTCGCCATCGGTCGCATGGGAAATCCTGTACCAAAGTGGGCTCGAAGATCGATTCGAGCACGGGGAGATTTCTTCTCAGGAATTCGCCGATCAGTTGCGAAAGGCCTTGGCCATCCAAGACAGTACGATTACTGACCAATCAATCCTCGATGCGATCAGCGACATGTTCACGCCGATCAAATCCATGGCCACCCTGGTGGAAAAGACGCGAAACGCCATCGGCAAGGTTGGAATCCTTTCGAACACATGCGAAGCACACTGGGATTGGATAAAACGTCAATCGTGGGAAATCGCATCTTTGCAATTCGACGTCGAGATTCTTAGTTGCCGCGTCGGCGCGATGAAACCTGTTGAGGCGATCTACCTTGCGGCTGAGCAGGCTGCAGGCGTCGCTCCCGAATCGATCTTTTTTATCGATGACAAGCAAGTGAACGTCGATGCCGCTCGGGCACGAGGATGGGACGCGCATCGATGTCTTGGTGGTGGTGAAGCAGCCGCGGTATTCAAACAGCAGCTGAACATCGGCTGA
- a CDS encoding TolC family protein — protein MNQDNLTNSGRWRLRRSWLNRSMEVAFKTSAGSKRTALTGTLSVGTLALAAVFGCNGPSHVSEHVANRPIPPAHQVQPPVYSHQGLSAGRELPAGTSQWSSQTIRQVSATELTDEQLLNAWDRFNDPRLHWVQRISLSNIDQSSQVDERLQAIGFPPLKTADFASARQKMAESLAHLVVDMRFHHHCLQTLIRELDEQEDVMDAARLRAQIGSGKGSDVDVLADEANITAEMQDAEREAINNFAKQLNVLAGQELTHALIDSIGDQPQLTIPGLVDKVPAENLRGRTDVDQATRELRSRGTQAGISEAQYYPLLALRGYIHARRNEPSSLPGYSPNIPGIPLDTLPESSFSNESFAPIVSGTSSQSPYQNSLVSYHQVVSHAATEVEDLLSDYHRKVAATRQLREQLAAQLDALRQAVINFEAGTASSATVAKQQRQLVDQYFQLHRQERQLGHIAIELFVAFGGPSRQDLIVPAALTSR, from the coding sequence ATGAACCAAGACAACCTAACGAATTCAGGTCGTTGGCGACTCCGTCGTTCGTGGCTGAACCGAAGCATGGAGGTTGCTTTCAAAACCAGTGCGGGGTCGAAGCGAACGGCACTCACAGGAACACTGTCAGTTGGAACCCTCGCATTGGCGGCCGTTTTCGGATGCAATGGCCCAAGTCATGTTAGTGAGCATGTCGCCAATCGTCCGATTCCCCCAGCTCATCAAGTTCAACCACCTGTTTACTCACACCAGGGTTTGAGCGCTGGCAGAGAGCTACCTGCGGGGACATCCCAGTGGAGTTCACAAACGATTCGACAAGTCAGCGCGACCGAGCTGACAGATGAACAATTGCTGAATGCTTGGGACCGTTTCAACGATCCACGTCTACATTGGGTCCAACGAATCAGCCTGAGCAACATCGATCAATCTTCGCAGGTCGATGAACGCTTGCAAGCGATCGGTTTCCCGCCATTGAAGACAGCTGACTTCGCCAGTGCCCGTCAAAAAATGGCCGAGTCGCTGGCGCACTTAGTTGTCGATATGAGATTCCATCATCACTGTTTACAAACGCTGATACGTGAACTTGATGAACAGGAAGACGTGATGGACGCCGCACGGCTTCGCGCCCAAATCGGATCTGGTAAAGGATCCGATGTCGACGTTCTTGCCGATGAAGCGAACATCACCGCCGAGATGCAAGATGCCGAGCGAGAAGCGATCAACAATTTTGCTAAGCAGCTGAATGTCCTCGCGGGTCAAGAGTTGACTCACGCGCTAATCGATTCGATTGGAGATCAGCCTCAGTTAACCATTCCCGGGCTTGTCGACAAAGTGCCGGCAGAAAACCTTCGTGGTCGAACGGATGTTGATCAGGCGACACGTGAGCTTCGATCACGCGGGACTCAGGCAGGCATCAGCGAAGCACAGTACTATCCATTGCTGGCACTGCGCGGATACATCCACGCACGCCGCAATGAGCCTTCAAGCCTGCCAGGCTATTCGCCAAATATTCCCGGCATCCCGCTGGACACACTACCGGAAAGTTCGTTTTCAAATGAGTCGTTTGCCCCAATCGTGTCGGGAACGTCTTCGCAATCACCTTACCAGAACTCTCTTGTCAGCTATCATCAAGTCGTCTCGCATGCCGCGACGGAAGTCGAAGATTTGTTGAGCGACTACCACCGCAAGGTAGCCGCTACACGACAACTTCGCGAACAACTTGCTGCACAACTCGATGCGTTGCGTCAAGCGGTTATCAACTTCGAAGCGGGCACTGCAAGTTCCGCCACAGTTGCCAAACAACAACGTCAACTTGTTGACCAGTACTTCCAATTGCATCGCCAAGAACGTCAACTGGGACATATCGCGATCGAGTTGTTTGTTGCCTTTGGTGGCCCCAGTCGGCAAGACTTAATCGTTCCGGCTGCATTGACCAGTCGATAG
- a CDS encoding BBP7 family outer membrane beta-barrel protein: protein MATSLKSISLARRSIRAGTNSYPRGAAWVLGLCLVLANCSGIVSAAQRRGTSSNVVPVTYSEPIFDGACDAIPITRPTVMRQRLATGPTGGFWARAEYLYWDRTGAEFPVLVTTSDSGTDRADAGVLGSFSTTVFGGTDYLGEQESGGRYSIGFWWDHSHDLGLEFTYTNLGDQNVSFAANSNSQSILARPFVNVDTGFEDARLLAFPSEVSGNIQINADSSFQMFDLSIRRSISNYQSAPVYLSLGYRSANLDESVQVVDVSNSLTGATQGISLTSTDSFRTENEFHGVRVGLSNDMPIIYLPLIDGVVLGIDGSIGVGQTNRRTVIAGQSVTQNGLGQSATTTGGLLAQSTNIGTHESDSFGTLHDLSLRLTKTFSRNLTATLGYSVYGWSDVGRAAEQIDRRVNPTQISPGTLSGSARPAFSDVTNEFIAHGITFGANLAW from the coding sequence ATGGCCACCTCTTTGAAGTCTATCTCCCTAGCGCGACGATCGATTCGAGCCGGAACCAATTCGTATCCACGTGGCGCCGCATGGGTTTTGGGACTTTGTTTGGTATTAGCCAACTGCTCCGGAATCGTCTCGGCTGCTCAAAGACGCGGAACGTCGTCGAACGTCGTCCCCGTCACTTATTCAGAACCCATCTTCGACGGAGCTTGTGACGCGATCCCGATCACACGTCCAACGGTGATGCGACAACGCTTGGCCACTGGACCTACTGGCGGTTTTTGGGCTCGGGCTGAATATCTCTATTGGGACCGTACCGGTGCGGAGTTTCCGGTTCTGGTAACAACCAGCGATAGCGGAACAGATCGGGCTGACGCGGGCGTTTTGGGTAGCTTTTCAACAACCGTATTCGGCGGCACCGACTACTTGGGCGAGCAAGAATCCGGCGGAAGGTACTCCATCGGCTTTTGGTGGGACCACAGCCATGACCTCGGGCTGGAGTTTACGTATACAAACTTGGGTGACCAAAACGTTTCTTTTGCCGCCAACAGCAATAGCCAAAGCATACTGGCTCGTCCGTTTGTCAACGTCGATACGGGATTTGAAGACGCACGTTTACTTGCGTTTCCAAGCGAAGTTTCAGGCAATATCCAAATCAATGCGGACAGCAGCTTTCAAATGTTCGACCTGTCGATCCGCCGATCGATTTCGAACTATCAGTCCGCCCCCGTATACCTCTCTCTCGGATATCGCTCGGCGAACTTAGACGAGAGCGTTCAAGTTGTTGATGTCTCAAATTCGCTGACTGGGGCGACTCAAGGGATTTCGCTAACTTCGACAGACTCATTCCGAACGGAAAATGAGTTTCATGGTGTTCGCGTCGGCCTCTCAAACGACATGCCGATAATTTACCTTCCCCTGATCGATGGAGTTGTGCTCGGAATTGACGGGTCAATCGGCGTTGGACAAACCAACCGTCGTACCGTCATCGCAGGGCAATCGGTGACTCAGAATGGACTGGGGCAATCTGCAACCACGACCGGCGGACTACTTGCGCAGTCGACAAATATCGGCACGCATGAGAGCGATTCATTCGGAACGCTGCATGACTTGTCACTTCGGCTGACCAAGACGTTCAGCCGAAACCTGACAGCCACTCTGGGCTATTCCGTTTACGGTTGGAGTGATGTCGGTCGTGCTGCCGAGCAAATCGACCGACGCGTCAACCCGACTCAGATTTCACCCGGAACGCTTTCCGGATCAGCCCGTCCAGCGTTCTCTGACGTGACAAACGAGTTCATCGCACACGGCATCACATTCGGTGCAAACCTGGCCTGGTGA
- a CDS encoding HEAT repeat domain-containing protein: MRDASKASIRVRTWPGTSVFRDRIEMQTQSTMNQKYSLVALRLLLIAMTCTVLGGCHDGPMYGLKTMNPYYTMWAWKKDEALGVTDHERLSQIRSLSGQIAEMPEKEQDFWADHLERIIDTDPSPEMRFHAVHAASGLKSSQKSLNLIEKGLGDESIKVQTACCQSLGVRKEPEAVQMLAQTLGSTTEIDVKHSAIAALKNHKGAMPTNALRVILEEQDPATVYLAMDSLRDVMDQDLGNDPKTWIAAIDAKQSPNIPGTESADVQIAEKDARSLK; this comes from the coding sequence ATGCGTGACGCCAGCAAAGCGTCCATTCGCGTTCGAACCTGGCCGGGAACAAGCGTTTTTCGCGATAGGATTGAGATGCAAACGCAATCAACGATGAACCAGAAATACAGTCTTGTTGCGCTGCGATTGCTGCTGATCGCGATGACTTGCACCGTACTAGGCGGGTGCCACGACGGCCCTATGTACGGACTGAAAACGATGAATCCTTACTACACCATGTGGGCGTGGAAAAAGGATGAAGCCCTGGGTGTAACAGACCATGAACGGCTTAGCCAAATTCGCTCACTATCGGGCCAAATCGCAGAGATGCCCGAGAAAGAGCAGGACTTTTGGGCCGATCACCTTGAGCGAATCATCGATACCGACCCAAGTCCCGAAATGCGTTTCCACGCCGTCCATGCGGCTTCAGGGCTCAAATCATCGCAGAAGTCCTTGAACCTGATCGAAAAAGGGCTTGGCGACGAAAGCATCAAGGTTCAAACCGCTTGCTGTCAGTCGCTAGGCGTTCGCAAAGAGCCTGAAGCGGTCCAGATGCTCGCACAAACGCTGGGATCGACGACCGAAATCGACGTCAAACATTCCGCGATCGCAGCCTTGAAAAACCACAAAGGTGCGATGCCGACCAATGCCCTTCGTGTAATTCTGGAAGAGCAAGATCCGGCGACCGTTTACTTGGCGATGGACAGCTTGCGTGACGTGATGGACCAAGACCTTGGCAACGATCCAAAAACTTGGATCGCGGCAATCGACGCCAAGCAATCGCCCAACATTCCAGGCACGGAATCGGCTGATGTGCAAATCGCCGAAAAGGACGCTCGTTCGCTTAAATAA
- a CDS encoding cryptochrome/photolyase family protein, protein MTALLILLIFPHQLFDPHPGIDLQPDEVLFIEDSLFFGDTQYPAKFHLQKLWLHRASMRRYADRLSDQEMQLHYLAYEPGEVLKHQLKRHFDGQASTDGDWAVVDPVDFILEKRLRAAAKQFGAKLEVLQTPGFINTPEENHSYRSEKSRWYMADFYKWQRRRMNVLIDSEGEPQGGQWSFDEDNRKKVPKKLLKDLPTLTSFRRNEIDKEACESVAEQFADNPGSLDELYYPTTHSQAERWLEDFVAQRLENFGPYEDAIEEGQSWLWHSVLTPALNIGLLTPQQVIDEALAYADKNDTPINSIEGFVRQVIGWREFMRATYQDLGVKMRTTNHWKHHRALPSCFYDGSTGIDPIDDTIRRLLETGYCHHIERLMVLGGFMFLCEIDPDDIYRWFMEMFIDSYDWVMVPNVYAMSQNADGGQITTKPYFSGSSYVRKMSHYAKGPWCDVWDGLYWRWIWIHRDELSQNPRWAMMCSMAEKMDDAKMKAHLENAENFLKQISR, encoded by the coding sequence GATCCTCATCCAGGAATTGACCTACAGCCAGATGAAGTGCTGTTTATCGAAGACAGCCTGTTCTTCGGGGATACGCAGTATCCGGCAAAGTTTCATCTGCAAAAGCTTTGGTTGCATCGCGCATCGATGCGACGCTACGCGGACAGGTTGTCGGATCAGGAAATGCAGCTGCACTATCTTGCCTACGAGCCAGGCGAAGTGCTGAAGCATCAGTTAAAACGGCACTTCGATGGTCAAGCATCGACCGATGGCGATTGGGCTGTGGTTGATCCCGTGGACTTCATTCTCGAAAAGCGACTACGCGCCGCTGCCAAGCAATTCGGTGCCAAGCTGGAGGTGCTGCAAACGCCAGGGTTCATTAACACCCCTGAAGAAAACCATTCGTATCGAAGTGAAAAGTCGCGATGGTACATGGCAGACTTTTACAAGTGGCAGCGTAGACGGATGAACGTCTTGATCGATTCTGAAGGCGAGCCGCAAGGCGGACAATGGAGTTTCGATGAGGACAATCGCAAGAAGGTCCCCAAGAAGCTGCTCAAGGACTTACCAACGCTGACATCCTTCCGCAGAAACGAGATTGATAAGGAGGCGTGTGAATCGGTTGCTGAGCAGTTTGCTGACAACCCAGGGTCTTTGGACGAACTTTATTATCCAACCACACACAGCCAGGCCGAACGTTGGCTTGAAGACTTTGTTGCGCAGCGGTTGGAGAACTTCGGACCCTATGAAGACGCGATCGAAGAAGGCCAATCATGGCTTTGGCATAGCGTTTTGACCCCGGCGTTAAACATCGGCTTGCTTACACCCCAACAAGTCATCGATGAAGCATTGGCCTATGCTGACAAAAATGATACTCCGATCAACTCGATCGAAGGCTTCGTCAGGCAAGTGATCGGATGGCGCGAGTTCATGCGGGCGACCTATCAGGATCTCGGCGTCAAAATGCGGACGACCAATCACTGGAAGCATCATCGCGCGTTGCCGTCGTGCTTCTACGATGGTTCCACCGGGATTGACCCAATCGATGATACCATTCGCCGATTGCTTGAAACTGGATATTGTCACCACATCGAAAGGCTGATGGTCTTGGGCGGATTCATGTTCCTCTGTGAGATCGATCCGGATGACATTTATCGCTGGTTCATGGAGATGTTCATCGACAGCTATGACTGGGTGATGGTTCCCAATGTTTACGCGATGAGTCAAAACGCTGATGGCGGACAGATCACAACGAAGCCGTACTTTTCCGGTTCGTCCTATGTCCGCAAGATGAGCCACTATGCGAAGGGCCCATGGTGCGATGTTTGGGACGGTCTGTATTGGCGATGGATATGGATTCACCGAGATGAGCTTTCTCAGAATCCACGCTGGGCGATGATGTGCAGTATGGCTGAGAAGATGGACGACGCCAAAATGAAAGCCCACCTAGAGAACGCCGAGAATTTCTTAAAGCAAATCTCGCGTTGA
- a CDS encoding sulfatase encodes MNRCSTLALLCLFIVAIKHCDQSRAEDRPNILWLTCEDNNVNWVGCYGNPHADTPNIDALAKEGFQYMHCYANAPVCAPQRSTWITGVHAISMGTHPMRSRYPIPHDQIKYYPDLLKQAGYFVGNDRKTDYNIGGREDGSAWDTKKTDWNALKKNQPFFMVINSTQSHESKAFGDVNQTKRDPQNVRLAKYHPDIPVIRKNYAHYHDAVKKMDDEIGAALKKLEEAGLAENTIVIHNSDHGGVIARSKRFLFNSGTHCPLIIRIPEKFKSLRPGEPGSKVHDLVSFVDMPKTWLDVCGVDPPGYMQGKVFLGPNQQKRDFHVSFRTRMDERCDNVRAVRDGNLLLIRNYMPYAPWGQHLNYLWNMEATQAWEAHHRAGKTDAITGRFFGTKPPVELYDTAKDPDNVHNLIDDPQYAEDVQRLNAALDKWQRDIHDAGLLPESEVVRRSELSGKTIYEMVRDSSLYDVETLQKAAGVSLSRDPAVLDQLYKNLRSDDPGVRYWGVVGLFNQQPTSELDLDQVRSVMEDDSHHVRVMAAWILYRAGDKAAAQSCWNSLLEQDSYASLKIFNVVDWIGDDIEPYRASMQKCGFSHSGYVDRMKEYMAIP; translated from the coding sequence ATGAATCGTTGTTCAACGCTTGCCCTTTTGTGTCTCTTCATTGTCGCGATAAAACATTGCGATCAATCTCGCGCCGAGGATCGTCCTAACATCCTTTGGTTGACGTGTGAAGACAACAACGTCAACTGGGTCGGTTGCTACGGCAATCCCCATGCAGATACTCCCAACATTGACGCCTTAGCCAAAGAAGGCTTTCAGTACATGCATTGCTATGCCAATGCTCCCGTTTGTGCTCCTCAGCGAAGCACTTGGATTACCGGTGTGCATGCCATCTCGATGGGCACCCATCCGATGCGCAGCCGTTATCCGATCCCCCACGACCAAATCAAATACTATCCCGATCTTCTCAAGCAAGCTGGCTACTTCGTCGGTAACGACCGTAAAACGGATTACAACATCGGCGGTCGTGAGGACGGCAGTGCGTGGGACACCAAGAAAACAGACTGGAACGCTCTAAAAAAGAACCAGCCGTTCTTCATGGTTATCAACAGTACGCAATCCCATGAATCGAAAGCGTTCGGCGATGTGAACCAGACCAAGCGAGACCCACAGAATGTACGGTTGGCGAAATACCATCCAGACATTCCTGTCATCCGCAAGAACTACGCTCACTATCACGATGCCGTGAAGAAGATGGATGACGAGATCGGCGCGGCACTTAAAAAATTGGAAGAAGCCGGACTCGCAGAGAACACCATCGTCATTCACAACTCTGACCACGGCGGAGTCATCGCGCGAAGCAAGCGTTTCCTGTTCAATAGCGGAACTCATTGCCCACTGATTATTCGGATTCCCGAAAAGTTCAAATCACTTCGTCCCGGTGAACCGGGCTCGAAAGTGCACGATTTGGTCAGCTTCGTCGATATGCCGAAAACATGGCTCGACGTTTGTGGGGTTGATCCTCCCGGCTACATGCAAGGCAAAGTCTTCCTCGGCCCCAATCAGCAAAAACGAGATTTCCACGTCAGCTTTCGAACACGGATGGATGAACGATGCGACAACGTTCGCGCGGTTCGTGACGGCAACCTGTTGCTCATTCGCAACTACATGCCTTACGCACCTTGGGGACAACACCTCAACTATCTTTGGAATATGGAAGCCACCCAAGCTTGGGAAGCACACCATCGAGCTGGAAAAACCGATGCGATCACGGGACGTTTCTTCGGCACGAAGCCACCAGTCGAACTGTATGACACTGCCAAAGACCCTGACAACGTTCACAATTTAATCGATGATCCACAATACGCCGAAGACGTCCAGCGTTTAAATGCGGCCTTGGATAAATGGCAGCGGGACATCCATGATGCCGGGCTGTTGCCGGAAAGCGAAGTGGTTCGGCGCAGCGAACTATCAGGGAAAACCATCTATGAAATGGTTCGCGATTCGTCGCTATACGATGTCGAAACCCTACAAAAAGCAGCCGGGGTTTCGCTATCGCGAGACCCAGCCGTTCTCGATCAGCTGTACAAGAACTTGCGAAGCGATGACCCCGGTGTTCGGTACTGGGGTGTCGTCGGACTGTTCAACCAACAACCTACATCCGAATTAGATTTGGATCAGGTCCGTTCGGTCATGGAAGATGACTCGCACCACGTCCGCGTGATGGCGGCCTGGATCCTCTATCGGGCTGGCGACAAGGCTGCTGCACAGTCCTGCTGGAACTCGCTGTTGGAGCAGGACTCTTATGCATCGCTGAAAATCTTCAATGTGGTCGATTGGATCGGCGATGACATTGAACCCTATCGCGCATCAATGCAAAAGTGTGGCTTCAGTCATAGCGGCTACGTCGATCGAATGAAAGAATACATGGCGATTCCATAA